A region of Lycium barbarum isolate Lr01 chromosome 1, ASM1917538v2, whole genome shotgun sequence DNA encodes the following proteins:
- the LOC132613589 gene encoding uncharacterized protein LOC132613589, with product MDIPRSSKKPHRHKKKHKHFQQWKEKRSQKKGGAKRHSRKQKDFIKSKNPKACYRCGRVGHFYKNCKVKEKIKALNIDDDLRESLYTILLNSDPKPEDDSGKEGDSSSNPSSNEDIRVLDEESYISTSSDDECQPCQIEKTLCQIQGRR from the coding sequence ATGGATATTCCACGATCTTCTAAGAAGCCTCATAGGCATAAGAAAAAGCATAAACACTTCCAACAATGGAAGGAGAAGCGCTCGCAGAAAAAAGGTGGCGCAAAAAGACATTCAAGGAAACAAAAGGattttattaaatccaaaaaccCAAAAGCATGTTATAGGTGTGGCAGAGTAGGTCATTTTTATAAGAATTGTAAGGTTAAGGAAAAGATTAAAGCCCTTAACATAGATGATGACCTTAGAGAATCTTTATATACGATTTTGTTAAATTCAGACCCAAAACCAGAGGATGATTCTGGCAAGGAGGGTGATAGTTCTTCCAACCCCTCTTCAAATGAAGATATTAGGGTGTTAGACGAAGAGAGTTATATCTCAACCAGTTCAGATGACGAGTGTCAACCATGCCAAATAGAGAAAACCTTGTGTCAAATCCAAGGAAGACGATGA